Proteins encoded in a region of the Nonomuraea helvata genome:
- a CDS encoding serine/threonine-protein kinase: protein MGKVRVPSFSPLRPTDPRQVGPYRLTGYLGAGGQGTVYVGESSEGQVVAIKVLHARLSEEPQARERFLHEIAATRRVRQFCTARVLDADTSGDQPYVVSQYVEGVSLSRLISTQGVRDPDALERLAVATVTALVAIHQAGIVHRDFKPSNVVCGPDGPRVIDFGLARALDSTVAENSDILGTPAYMAPEQFSAGVVTAASDMFSWAATMAYAASGRPPFGNDSIPVIFQRILNEEPNLTGLTEPVRSLVVACLDKNPAARPSATDVLFNLLGHGVPDPAREATGQESLFSVGTRPQEGSGEGAASQTGAPSLAGSSSVPGLSSQSGPSSQGGWSSPSGPTSQGGWSSPSGPSSQSGLTSLSGPSSQSGPTSLSGPSSLVSGGVSLPDAGMVPVTESPVGPRVRAGLKSRRTLVTASLGLVAAGAVATGVYFALVTPAAPTAVTPPTVVPGPTTPVIQPEVTRTLSPGPAYAVAYSPDGKTFVTGGANGTVRLWDAATRRVTASLDGHTKGVHAVAFSPDGKMLATGSDDGTVRLWSLPSGRGTGTLTGHTGGVGSVAFSPDGKTLASASHDRTVRLWNAATGDGTAILAGHTDWVDSVAFSPDGATIATGSHDRTVRLWNAATGEGTAVLSGHRYWVFSVAFSPDGKTLASASADRTVRLWDVAARKERTVLAGHRGWATAVAFSPDGKTLASGGYDRKIRLWEVASGRGTGELDGPADWVYSVAFSRDGMTVTGVAGDATLRVWGTR from the coding sequence TTGGGGAAGGTACGTGTGCCCAGTTTCAGTCCTCTGCGGCCGACCGACCCGCGCCAGGTGGGTCCTTACCGGCTGACGGGCTATCTGGGCGCGGGTGGCCAGGGCACCGTGTACGTCGGAGAGTCGTCCGAGGGCCAGGTCGTCGCGATCAAGGTGCTGCACGCCCGGCTGTCGGAGGAACCCCAGGCCCGCGAGCGGTTCCTGCACGAGATCGCCGCGACCCGGCGGGTACGGCAGTTCTGCACGGCCCGGGTGCTGGACGCCGACACCAGCGGGGACCAGCCGTACGTGGTCAGCCAGTACGTCGAGGGCGTCTCGCTGAGCCGGCTCATCTCCACGCAGGGGGTCCGCGACCCTGACGCGCTGGAGCGACTGGCGGTCGCCACCGTCACCGCGCTGGTGGCCATCCACCAGGCCGGCATCGTGCACCGCGACTTCAAGCCCAGCAACGTCGTCTGCGGTCCTGACGGGCCCCGAGTGATCGACTTCGGGCTGGCGCGCGCTCTGGACTCCACGGTCGCCGAGAACAGCGACATCCTCGGAACGCCGGCTTACATGGCGCCGGAGCAGTTCAGTGCCGGCGTGGTGACGGCGGCGTCGGACATGTTCAGCTGGGCCGCCACCATGGCCTACGCGGCGAGCGGGCGGCCCCCGTTCGGGAACGACAGCATCCCTGTCATCTTCCAGCGCATACTCAACGAGGAGCCGAACCTCACCGGGCTCACCGAGCCGGTGCGGTCACTGGTGGTGGCGTGCCTGGACAAGAATCCCGCGGCCCGGCCATCGGCAACCGACGTCCTGTTCAACCTGCTCGGCCACGGCGTGCCCGATCCCGCGCGGGAGGCGACAGGCCAGGAATCCCTCTTCTCGGTCGGGACACGGCCGCAGGAGGGCAGTGGCGAGGGTGCCGCGTCCCAGACGGGCGCACCGTCGCTCGCAGGGTCATCCTCGGTGCCCGGCTTGTCCTCGCAGTCGGGTCCGTCCTCACAGGGAGGTTGGTCGTCCCCGTCGGGCCCGACGTCGCAGGGGGGTTGGTCGTCGCCGTCGGGTCCGTCGTCGCAGTCCGGTCTTACCTCGCTTTCCGGCCCGTCGTCACAGTCCGGTCCCACCTCGCTTTCGGGTCCGTCGTCCCTGGTCTCGGGCGGGGTGTCGCTTCCCGACGCGGGGATGGTCCCGGTGACGGAATCGCCGGTGGGTCCGCGCGTTCGTGCCGGTCTCAAGTCGCGGCGCACCCTGGTCACTGCGTCCCTCGGGCTGGTGGCCGCGGGGGCCGTCGCCACGGGTGTCTACTTCGCCTTGGTCACGCCGGCGGCGCCCACGGCCGTGACGCCACCCACCGTCGTCCCGGGGCCTACGACGCCGGTGATTCAGCCGGAGGTGACGCGGACCCTGTCTCCGGGCCCCGCCTACGCTGTCGCGTACAGCCCGGACGGGAAGACGTTCGTGACCGGGGGCGCCAATGGGACCGTGCGGCTGTGGGACGCCGCCACCCGCCGCGTCACCGCCTCGCTCGACGGCCACACCAAGGGCGTCCACGCGGTGGCGTTCAGCCCGGACGGCAAGATGCTCGCGACGGGGAGCGACGACGGGACCGTACGGCTGTGGAGCCTGCCCTCCGGACGTGGCACGGGCACGCTCACCGGCCACACCGGAGGGGTCGGGTCAGTGGCGTTCAGCCCGGACGGAAAGACCCTGGCCAGTGCCAGCCACGACCGGACCGTGCGGTTGTGGAACGCCGCGACCGGCGACGGCACCGCGATCCTCGCCGGCCACACTGACTGGGTGGACTCGGTGGCGTTCAGCCCGGACGGCGCCACGATCGCCACGGGCAGCCACGACCGGACCGTGCGGTTGTGGAACGCCGCGACCGGCGAGGGCACCGCTGTGCTCTCCGGCCACCGCTACTGGGTCTTCTCGGTGGCCTTCAGCCCGGACGGGAAGACCTTGGCGAGCGCGAGCGCCGACCGAACCGTCCGGCTATGGGACGTCGCCGCCCGCAAGGAGCGCACCGTGCTCGCCGGTCACCGGGGCTGGGCCACCGCGGTCGCCTTCAGCCCGGACGGGAAGACGCTGGCCAGCGGCGGCTACGACCGCAAGATCCGGCTGTGGGAGGTGGCGAGCGGACGCGGCACCGGCGAGCTGGACGGGCCGGCCGACTGGGTCTACTCGGTGGCGTTCAGCCGGGACGGCATGACTGTCACCGGGGTTGCCGGTGACGCCACGCTGCGAGTGTGGGGCACGCGCTAG
- a CDS encoding carbohydrate ABC transporter permease: protein MSRKKLEPFTVVSIVGVSLALLACAIPFWMIISGSFTSESQLATTGYSLFPVSFDLTAYKMIFTGPAVLDAYFASVFITVVGTALSLAVTSGLSWVIARRLPGISRPLTVFAYLPMLFSGGLVPLYLLVTQYLNLQNSYFSVILPLLVMPFLVFVQVSAFRQLPESIFESAKIDGAGELRIFFTIAIPLSKPILAVVGLFYAVHYWNDWFMALLFIDDVHKFPLPLVLQNLISNISFTQMLPQLAEAATPVYQLRLALTAVSIGPILLAYPFAQRYFVKGITLGATKG from the coding sequence ATGAGCCGCAAGAAGCTGGAACCGTTCACCGTCGTCAGCATCGTCGGCGTCTCCCTGGCCCTGCTGGCCTGCGCCATCCCGTTCTGGATGATCATCTCGGGGTCGTTCACCAGCGAGTCCCAGCTGGCCACGACCGGTTACAGCCTGTTCCCCGTCTCCTTCGACCTCACCGCCTACAAGATGATCTTCACGGGTCCGGCGGTGCTCGACGCCTACTTCGCCAGCGTCTTCATCACCGTCGTCGGCACGGCCCTGTCCCTGGCGGTGACCTCGGGGCTGAGCTGGGTGATCGCCCGGCGGCTGCCCGGCATCAGCCGGCCGCTGACCGTCTTCGCCTACCTGCCGATGCTGTTCTCCGGCGGGCTGGTGCCCCTCTATCTGCTGGTCACGCAGTACCTGAACCTGCAGAACAGCTACTTCTCGGTCATCCTGCCGCTGCTCGTCATGCCGTTCCTGGTCTTCGTCCAGGTCAGCGCCTTCCGCCAGCTGCCGGAGTCGATCTTCGAGTCCGCCAAGATCGACGGCGCGGGCGAGCTGCGCATCTTCTTCACGATCGCGATTCCGCTGTCCAAGCCGATCCTCGCCGTCGTCGGCCTCTTCTACGCCGTGCACTACTGGAACGACTGGTTCATGGCGCTGCTGTTCATCGACGACGTGCACAAGTTCCCGCTCCCTCTCGTGCTGCAGAACCTCATCTCCAACATCTCGTTCACGCAGATGCTGCCGCAGCTGGCCGAGGCGGCCACCCCCGTCTACCAGCTCCGGCTGGCTCTCACCGCCGTCAGCATCGGCCCGATCCTGCTCGCCTACCCCTTCGCCCAGCGCTACTTCGTCAAGGGCATCACCCTCGGGGCCACCAAGGGCTGA
- a CDS encoding hydroxyacid dehydrogenase — protein MSPRPKALFAMSEEHLALLFPAPLLRRLDTLADIDVTLVAERFDDPRLPLADTEILLTGWGCPPLDEALLAAAPRLRAVLHAAGSVKSLVTPACWERGLLVSSAAAANAVPVAEYTVGMILLAGKGVFALSERYRRDRAFTLAKIEQSIGNNGRRVGVVGASRIGRKVLELLAPYDLDLCLYDPYTRVPGVPQASLEELLRSSDIVSLHAPATPETRHMLDRERLALMPDGAVLINTARGSLVDTDALVAELKSGRLSAILDVTEPEPLPSASPLFDLPNAFLTPHIAGSHGNELARMGAVVVDELERLTAGLPLAHPVNHDDLDRVA, from the coding sequence GTGTCCCCACGCCCGAAGGCGCTGTTCGCCATGAGCGAGGAACATCTCGCCCTGCTCTTCCCCGCGCCCTTGCTGCGGCGGCTGGACACGCTGGCCGACATCGACGTCACCCTGGTGGCCGAGCGCTTCGACGACCCGCGGCTTCCCCTGGCCGACACCGAGATCCTGCTCACCGGCTGGGGCTGCCCGCCGCTCGACGAGGCACTGCTCGCCGCCGCCCCCCGCCTGCGCGCCGTGCTGCACGCGGCCGGCTCGGTGAAGAGCCTCGTCACGCCCGCCTGCTGGGAACGCGGCCTGCTGGTCTCGTCGGCCGCCGCGGCCAACGCCGTCCCGGTGGCCGAGTACACCGTCGGCATGATCCTGCTGGCCGGCAAGGGGGTCTTCGCCCTCAGCGAGCGCTACCGGCGCGACCGCGCCTTCACCCTCGCCAAGATCGAGCAGAGCATCGGCAACAACGGCCGCAGGGTCGGCGTCGTCGGAGCCTCCCGCATCGGCCGCAAGGTGCTCGAGCTGCTGGCGCCGTACGACCTGGACCTGTGTCTGTACGACCCCTACACCCGGGTTCCCGGCGTACCGCAGGCGTCGCTGGAGGAGCTGCTGCGCAGCAGCGACATCGTCAGCCTGCACGCCCCAGCCACCCCCGAGACCCGGCACATGCTCGACCGCGAGCGGCTGGCGCTGATGCCGGACGGCGCGGTGCTGATCAACACCGCCCGGGGGTCGCTCGTCGACACCGACGCGCTGGTCGCCGAGCTGAAGTCCGGGCGGCTGTCGGCGATCCTCGACGTCACCGAGCCCGAGCCGCTGCCGTCCGCCTCACCCCTGTTCGACCTGCCCAACGCCTTCCTCACCCCGCACATCGCCGGCTCGCACGGCAACGAGCTGGCCCGGATGGGCGCCGTCGTGGTGGACGAGCTGGAACGGCTGACCGCCGGGCTGCCGCTGGCCCACCCGGTGAACCACGACGACCTGGACCGCGTTGCCTGA
- a CDS encoding LacI family DNA-binding transcriptional regulator, with protein sequence MDDSERATIRDVAARAGVSASTVSRVIKGDYPVAQATRTRVLRAMRELDYVLNVHARALSGASTKMVAFVLDDVTGPSFAYVAKGVEQQATAEGRLCLVCTTHGDPARELTVVEAMREQRADAVILVGGGSADDAYRRRMTHFAHALDKAGSRLVLCGRPPLGDDVPTTVVEYDNEAGAYAMTSHLLSRGHRRIVYLGAATAEDQNTTKIDRVHGFRRAHEDYGVPYDPDLILPSHFSRSAGYEATKRLLAVGAEFTAIFAGTDMVAAGVLAALREAGVRVPEDVSVAGYDDIPLAADLVPGLTTVHIPTEELGRTAVRLALDLSQPQHVVLGTHIVVRGSVGKRTVTPP encoded by the coding sequence GTGGATGACTCCGAGCGCGCCACCATCCGCGACGTCGCCGCCCGGGCCGGGGTCTCCGCCTCCACCGTCTCCCGGGTGATCAAGGGCGACTACCCGGTCGCGCAGGCCACCCGCACCCGCGTGCTGCGCGCCATGCGCGAGCTGGACTACGTGCTCAACGTGCACGCCCGCGCCCTGTCCGGGGCCAGCACCAAGATGGTCGCGTTCGTGCTCGACGACGTCACCGGCCCGTCCTTCGCCTACGTCGCCAAGGGCGTCGAACAGCAGGCCACCGCCGAAGGCCGCCTATGTCTGGTCTGCACCACGCACGGCGACCCGGCGCGCGAGCTGACGGTGGTGGAGGCCATGCGCGAGCAGCGCGCCGACGCGGTGATCCTGGTCGGCGGTGGCTCGGCCGACGACGCCTACCGCCGTCGCATGACGCACTTCGCACACGCCCTGGACAAGGCCGGCTCGCGGCTGGTGCTGTGCGGTCGTCCGCCGCTCGGCGACGACGTGCCGACCACCGTGGTCGAGTACGACAACGAGGCCGGCGCCTACGCCATGACCAGCCACCTGCTCTCCCGGGGGCACCGCCGGATCGTCTACCTCGGCGCCGCCACCGCCGAGGACCAGAACACCACCAAGATCGACCGCGTGCACGGCTTCCGCCGCGCGCACGAGGACTACGGCGTGCCGTACGACCCGGACCTCATCCTGCCGAGCCACTTCTCCCGCAGCGCCGGCTACGAGGCCACCAAGCGCCTGCTGGCGGTCGGGGCGGAGTTCACCGCGATCTTCGCCGGCACCGACATGGTCGCCGCCGGCGTGCTGGCCGCGCTGCGCGAGGCGGGCGTGCGGGTGCCCGAGGACGTGTCGGTCGCGGGCTACGACGACATCCCGCTCGCCGCCGACCTGGTGCCCGGGCTGACCACGGTGCACATCCCCACCGAGGAGCTGGGCCGTACCGCCGTGCGGCTGGCCTTGGACCTCAGCCAGCCGCAGCACGTCGTCCTGGGCACCCACATCGTGGTCCGCGGCTCGGTCGGCAAGCGGACCGTCACTCCTCCCTAG
- a CDS encoding ABC transporter permease, with protein MSWSIGLLALPAVVFFLVFNYLPMAGLVVAFKQFDVNLGIFGSPWNGLENFAYFLESGDAARILFNTLFLNVLFLGATLAAGMILAIMLNEIRSTFFKRVSQSVVFFPYFVSPVVISIILQVLLAGASGGGGAVNDALGGLGFPTVDWYTEPGPWPWILTVVKVWQLGGYLSVIFLAAITGIPEEVYEAGMIDGASRAQMAWRITLPLLKPTAAVLLVLGVGRIFYGDFGTIYAIVGDNGTLFDSTDVIDTYVFRALRQLGDFGTTAAVGLFQSVVGFILVLIAVLIQRKYSKETSIL; from the coding sequence GTGAGCTGGTCGATCGGGCTGCTCGCGCTCCCGGCGGTCGTCTTCTTCCTGGTCTTCAACTACCTGCCGATGGCCGGCCTGGTGGTGGCGTTCAAGCAGTTCGACGTCAACCTGGGGATCTTCGGCAGTCCGTGGAACGGGCTGGAGAACTTCGCCTACTTCCTGGAGTCAGGGGACGCGGCGCGGATCCTGTTCAACACGCTCTTCCTCAACGTCCTGTTCCTGGGCGCGACGCTGGCCGCCGGGATGATCCTGGCGATCATGCTGAACGAGATCCGCAGCACCTTCTTCAAGCGGGTCTCCCAGTCCGTCGTCTTCTTCCCCTACTTCGTCTCCCCGGTCGTGATCAGCATCATCCTGCAGGTGCTCCTGGCCGGGGCCTCCGGCGGTGGCGGGGCGGTCAACGACGCACTCGGGGGCCTCGGCTTCCCCACGGTGGACTGGTACACCGAGCCCGGGCCGTGGCCGTGGATCCTCACCGTGGTGAAGGTCTGGCAACTCGGCGGCTACCTGAGCGTCATCTTCCTCGCCGCGATCACCGGCATCCCCGAGGAGGTCTACGAGGCCGGGATGATCGACGGGGCCTCGCGGGCGCAGATGGCCTGGCGCATCACCCTCCCGCTGCTGAAGCCCACCGCGGCGGTCCTGCTGGTGCTGGGGGTCGGCCGGATCTTCTACGGCGACTTCGGCACCATCTACGCGATCGTCGGGGACAACGGCACCCTGTTCGACAGCACGGACGTCATCGACACCTACGTCTTCCGCGCCCTGCGCCAGCTCGGCGACTTCGGCACCACCGCCGCGGTCGGCCTGTTCCAGTCGGTCGTGGGTTTCATCCTCGTGCTGATCGCGGTGCTGATCCAGCGCAAGTACTCGAAGGAGACCAGCATCCTATGA
- a CDS encoding glycoside hydrolase family 16 protein, with the protein MTAADGPARSRTRILAAAICATVVVTSAAGVRTIGETPSDEARNGATTPPAQSIEPPPLALPEASWKLSWSDEFNGRGRPAKWTTLSGTSWSNRKALHYYTPANAVQDGSGRLVISALRTRAADRPACWYGPCAYSSARLETRKTFDQAYGRFTARIKLPLGKGLWPAFWLKRSNAGRSGSTTYGEIDIMENRGHETHLVRAYTHSKGRKGGGQITLPERLDAGFHVYGVDWTPQSITWWVDGKPYAQYPRYPGWPFDKPFYVILNLQVGGSWVGNPNTTTRFPARMVVDWVRVYRQR; encoded by the coding sequence ATGACGGCGGCTGACGGCCCGGCCCGTTCCCGCACCCGGATCCTCGCCGCGGCGATCTGCGCCACCGTGGTCGTGACCAGCGCGGCAGGGGTACGCACCATCGGCGAGACGCCTTCGGACGAGGCTCGGAACGGGGCGACGACGCCGCCCGCGCAATCGATCGAGCCTCCGCCGCTGGCACTGCCCGAGGCCTCCTGGAAACTGAGCTGGTCCGACGAGTTCAACGGGCGGGGCCGGCCCGCCAAGTGGACCACCCTGTCCGGCACGAGCTGGTCGAACCGGAAGGCACTGCACTACTACACCCCCGCGAACGCGGTGCAGGACGGCTCCGGCCGTCTCGTCATCTCCGCCCTACGGACGCGGGCCGCGGACCGACCGGCCTGCTGGTACGGCCCGTGCGCCTACAGCTCCGCCCGGCTGGAGACCAGGAAGACCTTCGACCAGGCGTACGGGCGGTTCACCGCGCGTATCAAGCTGCCGCTCGGCAAGGGGCTGTGGCCGGCGTTCTGGCTCAAGCGCAGCAACGCCGGCCGCTCCGGCTCCACGACGTATGGCGAGATCGACATCATGGAGAACCGCGGCCACGAGACCCATCTCGTCAGGGCCTACACCCACTCCAAGGGCCGCAAGGGCGGTGGCCAGATCACCCTGCCGGAGCGGCTGGACGCCGGCTTCCACGTGTACGGCGTCGACTGGACGCCCCAGAGCATCACCTGGTGGGTGGACGGCAAGCCGTACGCCCAATACCCGCGCTATCCCGGCTGGCCGTTCGACAAGCCCTTCTACGTGATCCTCAACCTGCAGGTGGGTGGCAGCTGGGTGGGAAACCCGAACACCACGACGCGTTTCCCGGCACGGATGGTCGTCGACTGGGTGCGGGTGTACCGCCAGCGCTGA
- a CDS encoding glycosyltransferase: MPRRPVVALVTDAIHPYSFGGREIRYHELYAHLTAHTDLHVFTMRWWDGSRVRTEGGVTFHAISRLLPMYRHGVRSTWQALVFAVACLRLLWHRFDVLNVDQIPFLHLLPLRLVATLRRKPLIATWHEVWGPEYWRYSMRVGWRPAWWIERLAMRAPDRIIAVSPETARRLRAELGERTPITIAPNGVDLDGVNQAAPHEQRTDLVVVSRLMRHKGLDLLLAAIARLRERGRAVTCRIIGDGPERDTLREEAERLGIAHAVEFRHDVSEQKDVYALVKAGRVFAFPSTREGFGIAVLEAIACGVPVVTTSARDNLAQHLVRRSRRGIVCDHTLDAFAEALAEALDAPADDAPTEPWVGDYALNSIASHVVKAMLP, from the coding sequence GTGCCCAGACGGCCCGTGGTGGCGCTGGTCACCGACGCCATCCACCCGTACAGCTTCGGTGGCAGGGAGATCCGCTACCACGAGTTGTACGCTCACCTCACGGCGCACACCGACCTCCACGTGTTCACCATGCGCTGGTGGGACGGCTCCCGAGTGCGCACCGAGGGCGGCGTCACGTTCCACGCGATCTCCCGGCTGCTGCCGATGTACCGGCATGGTGTCCGCTCAACCTGGCAGGCGCTGGTCTTCGCGGTGGCCTGCCTCCGGCTGCTGTGGCATCGGTTCGACGTGCTCAATGTCGACCAGATCCCGTTCCTGCACCTGTTGCCGCTGCGCCTGGTCGCCACACTGCGCCGCAAACCGCTGATCGCGACCTGGCACGAGGTGTGGGGCCCCGAGTACTGGCGATACAGCATGCGCGTCGGCTGGCGGCCGGCGTGGTGGATCGAGCGGCTGGCGATGCGGGCGCCCGATCGCATCATCGCCGTCTCCCCGGAGACGGCCCGGCGGCTGCGGGCTGAGCTCGGCGAGCGGACCCCGATCACCATCGCACCCAACGGGGTCGACCTCGACGGGGTGAACCAGGCCGCGCCGCACGAGCAGCGCACCGACCTGGTCGTGGTGAGCAGGCTGATGCGGCACAAGGGCCTGGACCTGCTGCTCGCCGCCATCGCCCGGCTGCGGGAGCGCGGCCGGGCGGTCACCTGCCGGATCATCGGCGACGGCCCGGAACGCGACACGCTGCGCGAGGAGGCCGAACGGCTCGGCATCGCGCACGCCGTGGAGTTCCGGCACGACGTCAGCGAGCAGAAGGACGTGTACGCGCTGGTCAAGGCGGGCCGGGTGTTCGCCTTCCCGTCCACCAGGGAAGGGTTCGGCATCGCCGTGCTGGAGGCGATCGCCTGCGGCGTACCGGTGGTGACCACCTCGGCAAGGGACAACCTGGCCCAGCATCTGGTGCGACGCAGCCGACGGGGGATCGTCTGCGACCACACGCTGGACGCGTTCGCCGAAGCACTGGCCGAAGCCCTTGACGCGCCCGCGGACGACGCGCCGACGGAGCCGTGGGTCGGCGACTACGCCCTGAATTCGATCGCCTCCCACGTGGTGAAGGCGATGCTGCCATGA
- a CDS encoding esterase-like activity of phytase family protein → MKRIPLAVGSAVLALSLAASAGPASYADAEPEGTGRATLTGFASLPAQTFVPGSEPSGSQIGTTPVNGVTPPFPGQPVQGFSGIVRRGDGTFDVLSDNGYGAKNNSADFLLRVHRIRPDFRAGTVRVLGGFTLSDPDWRVSWPLTRADRVLTGADFDVESIVRADDGTYWLGDEFGPFLLHFSASGTLLEAPIELPGVKAPENPTLNGATPNLAGSKGFEGMVRSADGRRLYPLLEGTVSGDPAGTLRMNEFDVRKRAYTGRRWTYRLDSPATAIGDAIAVDDHRFLIIERDNNQGDAAALKRVYLADTRDRDHDGALDKTLAADLLDLANPKGLGGFGETFRFPFQTIEDVVILDDRTIGVLNDNNFPFSSGRTPGQPDNDEFITVRLPWRLHAR, encoded by the coding sequence ATGAAACGCATCCCTTTGGCGGTGGGCTCCGCCGTGCTCGCCCTGAGCCTCGCCGCCTCGGCCGGTCCCGCGTCCTACGCCGACGCCGAGCCGGAGGGCACCGGCCGGGCCACGCTGACCGGGTTCGCCTCGCTCCCGGCGCAGACCTTCGTGCCCGGCAGTGAGCCGTCCGGATCGCAGATCGGTACGACCCCCGTCAACGGGGTCACCCCGCCCTTCCCCGGCCAGCCGGTCCAGGGGTTCAGCGGCATCGTCCGGCGCGGTGACGGCACCTTCGACGTGCTGTCCGACAACGGGTACGGAGCCAAGAACAACAGCGCCGACTTCCTGCTGCGCGTGCACCGCATCAGGCCGGACTTCCGCGCCGGCACCGTGCGGGTGCTGGGTGGGTTCACCCTGTCGGACCCGGATTGGCGGGTGTCCTGGCCGCTGACCAGGGCCGACCGGGTGCTCACCGGCGCCGACTTCGACGTGGAGTCGATCGTGCGGGCGGACGACGGCACGTACTGGCTGGGCGACGAGTTCGGCCCGTTCCTGCTGCACTTCTCGGCGAGCGGCACGCTGCTGGAGGCGCCGATCGAGCTGCCCGGCGTCAAGGCGCCGGAGAACCCCACGCTGAACGGCGCGACCCCCAACCTGGCCGGCAGCAAGGGCTTCGAGGGCATGGTCCGCTCCGCGGACGGGCGGCGGCTGTACCCGCTGCTGGAGGGGACGGTCAGCGGCGACCCGGCGGGCACGCTGCGGATGAACGAGTTCGACGTCCGCAAGCGCGCCTACACCGGCAGGCGCTGGACGTACCGGCTGGACAGCCCGGCCACCGCGATCGGCGACGCCATCGCGGTGGACGACCACCGCTTCCTGATCATCGAGCGGGACAACAACCAGGGGGACGCCGCCGCGCTCAAGCGCGTCTACCTGGCCGACACCCGCGACCGCGACCACGACGGCGCGCTGGACAAGACCCTGGCCGCCGACCTGCTGGACCTGGCCAACCCCAAGGGGCTCGGCGGGTTCGGTGAGACGTTCCGCTTCCCGTTCCAGACCATCGAGGACGTCGTCATCCTGGACGACCGCACGATCGGGGTCCTCAACGACAACAACTTCCCGTTCTCGTCGGGACGGACGCCGGGTCAGCCGGACAACGACGAGTTCATCACCGTCCGCCTGCCCTGGCGTCTGCACGCCCGTTGA
- a CDS encoding glycosyltransferase translates to MRILYVSPYPPARDGIGTYSYVLARAVRERGHKVAVVAARRHPDAPEEVIGALGGGVTPLRAAVARFRPHVVHVQFAVPAFGARTLAVARWLAGPGVPVVATLHEVNRDTALLRGPGRALYRHIARGCDRLIVHTREARDTLGALGLDDNAAVVPHFSAPPPPATGTAAGLRARFRLDDARVLLAFGHIHVSKGLDDLVRAMAELPPATLDAVRVVVAGAVRRRHGPFRVFEVRDHLHKAMVRRLARRHGLLDRLVFTGYVPDGDIAAWFAAAEAVVLPYRDAEQSGVANLARAFGVPVIATTVGGLAELFESSPWAVPPGAPDRLAEAIADLLATGQEGGGVARTPGMVPDSGTSDTDLSTVTTRTIAVYEAVRSPLTRIPENRPYAP, encoded by the coding sequence ATGAGGATCCTCTACGTCAGCCCATATCCGCCGGCCCGCGACGGCATCGGGACCTACTCCTACGTGCTCGCCCGCGCCGTGCGTGAACGCGGCCACAAGGTCGCGGTGGTCGCCGCCCGCCGGCATCCCGACGCGCCCGAGGAGGTCATCGGCGCACTGGGCGGCGGGGTGACACCGCTGCGTGCGGCCGTGGCCCGGTTCCGGCCGCACGTGGTGCACGTGCAGTTCGCGGTGCCCGCGTTCGGCGCCCGTACCCTGGCCGTGGCGCGCTGGCTGGCCGGTCCCGGGGTCCCGGTGGTGGCCACGCTGCATGAGGTCAACCGCGACACGGCGCTGCTGCGTGGGCCCGGGAGGGCGCTGTATCGGCACATCGCGCGGGGCTGCGACCGGCTCATCGTGCACACACGGGAGGCGCGGGACACGCTCGGGGCCCTCGGGCTGGACGACAATGCCGCGGTGGTCCCGCACTTCTCCGCACCGCCGCCGCCCGCGACCGGCACCGCGGCCGGCCTGCGGGCCCGCTTCAGACTGGATGACGCTCGCGTGCTCCTGGCCTTCGGCCACATCCACGTCAGCAAGGGGCTCGACGACCTGGTGCGGGCAATGGCGGAGCTGCCGCCCGCGACGCTGGACGCGGTACGGGTCGTCGTCGCCGGCGCGGTACGGCGGCGGCACGGCCCGTTCCGGGTGTTCGAGGTACGCGACCACCTGCACAAGGCGATGGTGCGCCGCCTGGCGCGCCGGCACGGGCTGCTCGACCGGCTGGTGTTCACCGGGTACGTGCCGGACGGCGACATCGCGGCCTGGTTCGCCGCCGCGGAGGCCGTCGTGCTCCCCTACCGCGACGCCGAGCAGAGCGGGGTGGCCAACCTGGCCCGCGCCTTCGGCGTACCGGTGATCGCGACCACCGTGGGCGGGCTGGCCGAGCTGTTCGAGAGCTCCCCGTGGGCGGTACCCCCTGGCGCCCCTGACCGGCTGGCCGAGGCGATCGCCGACCTCCTCGCGACCGGTCAGGAGGGGGGCGGCGTTGCGCGCACTCCGGGCATGGTGCCGGACTCGGGCACATCGGACACCGACCTGAGCACGGTCACGACGCGGACGATCGCCGTGTACGAGGCCGTTCGCAGCCCGCTCACCCGCATCCCTGAGAATCGTCCCTATGCCCCCTAG